The genome window TCCTCCTCCTCGGCGTACCGGTCGCGAGCGGTCTGCTGTACGAGACCGCGCGGGAGGAAGCCGTCGAGGAGATGCTCCTGGACCGGCTGGAGAAGGCCGACGACCTCGTGGACAAGGCCTCCGGCGAGTCCTTCTCCACCACCCAGTCCGAGTACCGCAGGGCGCTGACCGCCTACGACGACCTCAGCACCGACCACCCCGACTCCCGGGCGGCCGAGAAGGTCCCGGACCGGCTGAAGACCTTCTACACGACGGTCGGCGCCCCCTTCGAGAAGCAGGCGTACTGCGATGCCGTCGCGCCCCTCGAATACCTGCGCACGGTTCCGCAGACCGTGAGCAAGCAGGACCTCGGCTCGCTCACCGGCTGGCCCGACGACCGGCTCGCCACCTCGCTGTACGAGTGCGCCTCCGACAGCCTCGCGGGCGACACCGAGGGCTGGCAGAACCAGTTCAGCGACCTGCTGACCACCTTCCCGGACTCGGACCAGGCGGCGAAGGTCGAACCCGATGTCAAGGCGGCCGTCGACAAGGCCGTCAAGGCCGTGGGCGGCGACGACCCGTGCACCGCCGTGGACCGGCTGGAGACGCTCGGCTCGCAGGTCAAGGCGTTGCCGGGGGAGAAGGCCGGGGTGGCCGACGCCCTCGCCGCCGACGCCGGGAAGGCCGAGAAGTCCGCGTCCGCGGGCGTCTACACCTGCGGCGTGGACCAGTACAACGACGGTGACTTCGCCGAGGCGGTGACGTCGATGAACGACTTCGTCGACGCCAACAAGAAGCACAGGAACGCGCCGCGCGCGAAGAAGATAGCGATCGCCGCCGAGATCGCGCAGGAGGTCCCGGAGGCGGGCAAGAAGCTGCCCACCACCCGCTCCGGCGGCAGCATCTCCGTCACCGTCAAGAACGACAGCCCCGACGAGATCCAGGTCATGTACACCGGTCCGGTGACCGGCTCCTTCACCCTGAAGGGCTGCGGCAGCTGCACCAGTTACGACTGGAGCAGCACGCTGAACCCCAGCTTCAAGCCGTGCAACGGCAACGACAACTACCCGCAGCGGACGATCAGTCTGCCGGTCGGCACCACGTACTTCCTGCACAAGCCGAAGGGCGGCAGCGCGTCGAGCGCCGCCTCCGACACGGCCAAGCTGGAGTCGGGCTACATCTACACGGAGTGCGCCTATGTGACCTCGGGCCTCGGCGTGAACTCCTGACAACCCCCCGGGCGATGACCCGACGCGAGGGCCGCGGGGAGACTCACCCCCTGCGGCCCTCCACCCACCCGGCGATGTCGTCGAGATCCTTCTCGACGGCCTTGCGGACGGCTCGGGCGCCGACGGAACCCATGAGCTTGGCGAGCAGACCCGCGACGGCACCGGTCGACTCGGCCGAGAACGTCATCAGGACCGTCGTCGCATCCGGTCCGTCGGCCCGCAGCTGCCACTGGGAGACATAGCGGGAGCCGTGCGACTCGGCCTCCACCACATAGCGCTCGGGCGGCTCGCTGACGGTCACCCACATCTCCTCGGTGGCGTCCTTGCCGAACATCCGACGCGTCTCCCGCCACCGGGTGCCCACCCCGAAGCCCCCGTCCGTGAGGACCTCGACCCCCGTGACACCGCTGAGCATCCGGTCCATCCCGCCGAGGTCCGTCAGGGCCTCCCACACCCGCCCCTGGGAAGCGGCGACCCGCCGCTCGACTACCACGCTTCTGCTGGTCATGACTCCCATGAAAGCACCGGGCACCGACACCCGCCCCATGACGGCCACCGCCCCGGCCGACGGCCCCGCCCGCACCCCGGCCGACACCCCAGGTTGCGTAGGCGGGGTGCGTAGTTCTACGGACGACCGCGCGGCGGGCGCTCTGCGAGGCTTGGATCTTCAGGTGCGGCCGGGGTCCCTGGGGCCGCATGGAAGGGATCGGGCCGCGGGTATTTCTCCTCTACGCGTTCGCACACGACACCCGGCCGCCCCGTCCGGCGGCCGAGCCGGGCGGGTTCCCTCTCCGCCGCCGCACCCCGTCCACCACCACGACCCGAGGAGACCCCGATGACCGAACGCCCCGAGGGTGCGCCGGCACAACCGCAACCGCAGGACCAGCCGTCCGCCGCCCCGGCCTATCCGCCCCCGGCCCAGCCGTCGACGCCCACACCGACCCAGGCGGAGATACCGGTCCCCGCGCAGGCACCCGCGCAGCAGGCCCCGACCGCCTACCCCTACCCGAACCCTCAGTCACCGGTCGGCTACGGCCCCCCGGCCGCTCCGATCCCGGCGCAGGCCCCTCCGTACGGCCAGCCCGTCGGCGGCTATCCGCCGGGCGGTCACCCGCACTTCGGCGCCCCGCCCGCGAAGGGTGCCGGCGGACGCGCGGTGCTGTGGGTGCTGCTGGGC of Streptomyces phaeolivaceus contains these proteins:
- a CDS encoding SRPBCC family protein; translation: MTSRSVVVERRVAASQGRVWEALTDLGGMDRMLSGVTGVEVLTDGGFGVGTRWRETRRMFGKDATEEMWVTVSEPPERYVVEAESHGSRYVSQWQLRADGPDATTVLMTFSAESTGAVAGLLAKLMGSVGARAVRKAVEKDLDDIAGWVEGRRG